One window of the Archangium primigenium genome contains the following:
- a CDS encoding DUF4215 domain-containing protein — MKNLPPGGSRFAGLVLAAFFVTFVSAGCGGDASARCGDGARQAAEACDDGNTLDGDGCSATCGAIEEGWACDTPGQACARTTCGNGTLENTEACDDGNTATGDGCDTRCFVERGWTCLVPGGRCQAAACGDLVIAGDEECEDGNAVAGDGCGATCRLEPGFKCSEGVGVACVRTVCGDGIVEGTEECDDGNTSLGDGCSTACTREPRCVNGTCESRCGDGVLLSNDPSEECDDGNTRANDGCSPTCKFEPGFACQPVEAAAPEKVSIPVVYRDFRGYDLPAANGLPRGHIDFENKNGVERGICGPLYASLSGDGKPVYAKEGVASNTTHGRAAFDQWYRDTPDVNKTVAGTLEFLRQGTSRSYVFDNKTFFPLDTAGWVALGQEPLRTAGQHNFSFTSEARYWFEYKGSEVLNFLGDDDLWVFINGRLALDIGGVHGAEAGTITLKDHATGLGLRVGGIYEVVVFQAERHTSASSYTLTLTDFVARRTECTSLCGNGTLDPGEQCDEGANNGQGECSRTCTRGPRCGDGIVQPEAGEQCDDGNRVGGDGCDAVCRVEIN; from the coding sequence ATGAAGAACCTGCCCCCCGGTGGATCTCGCTTCGCGGGCCTCGTGCTCGCCGCCTTCTTCGTGACGTTCGTGAGCGCCGGCTGTGGAGGCGATGCCTCGGCCCGGTGTGGGGACGGTGCCCGCCAGGCGGCGGAGGCGTGTGACGACGGCAACACGCTGGACGGCGATGGCTGTTCGGCCACCTGCGGCGCCATCGAGGAGGGCTGGGCGTGTGACACGCCGGGCCAGGCGTGCGCGCGCACCACGTGCGGCAACGGGACGCTGGAGAACACCGAGGCGTGTGACGACGGCAACACGGCCACCGGGGACGGGTGCGACACGCGGTGCTTCGTGGAGCGCGGCTGGACGTGCCTCGTGCCGGGCGGCCGGTGCCAGGCGGCGGCGTGCGGGGACCTCGTCATCGCCGGGGACGAGGAGTGCGAGGACGGCAACGCCGTGGCGGGCGACGGCTGCGGCGCCACGTGCCGCCTGGAGCCGGGCTTCAAGTGCTCGGAGGGCGTGGGCGTGGCGTGCGTGCGCACGGTGTGCGGCGACGGCATCGTCGAGGGCACCGAGGAGTGCGACGACGGCAACACGTCGCTCGGCGACGGCTGCTCGACCGCGTGCACGCGCGAGCCCCGGTGCGTGAACGGCACGTGCGAGAGCCGGTGTGGGGACGGCGTGCTCCTGTCCAACGACCCCTCGGAGGAGTGCGATGACGGCAACACGCGCGCCAACGACGGGTGCTCGCCCACGTGCAAGTTCGAGCCGGGCTTCGCGTGCCAGCCGGTGGAGGCCGCGGCGCCGGAGAAGGTCTCCATCCCGGTGGTGTACCGGGACTTCCGGGGCTACGACCTGCCGGCGGCCAATGGCCTGCCGCGGGGCCACATCGACTTCGAGAACAAGAACGGGGTGGAGCGCGGCATCTGCGGGCCGCTCTACGCGTCGTTGAGCGGGGACGGCAAGCCCGTGTACGCGAAGGAAGGCGTGGCGAGCAACACCACGCACGGCCGGGCGGCGTTCGACCAGTGGTACCGGGACACGCCGGACGTGAACAAGACGGTGGCGGGCACGCTGGAGTTCCTGCGCCAGGGCACCTCGCGCTCGTACGTGTTCGACAACAAGACGTTCTTCCCGCTCGACACCGCGGGGTGGGTGGCGCTGGGCCAGGAGCCCCTGCGCACCGCGGGCCAGCACAACTTCAGCTTCACGAGCGAGGCGCGCTACTGGTTCGAGTACAAGGGCAGCGAGGTGCTCAACTTCCTGGGGGATGACGACCTGTGGGTCTTCATCAACGGCCGGCTCGCGCTGGACATCGGCGGCGTGCACGGGGCGGAGGCGGGCACCATCACCCTGAAGGATCACGCCACGGGCCTGGGCCTGCGGGTGGGCGGCATCTACGAGGTGGTGGTGTTCCAGGCCGAGCGGCACACCTCGGCGTCCTCGTACACGCTGACGCTCACGGACTTCGTGGCGCGCCGCACCGAGTGCACGTCCCTGTGCGGCAACGGCACGCTGGACCCCGGCGAGCAGTGCGACGAGGGCGCCAACAACGGCCAGGGCGAGTGCTCGCGCACCTGCACCCGGGGCCCGCGCTGCGGCGACGGCATCGTGCAGCCCGAGGCGGGCGAGCAGTGCGACGACGGCAACCGGGTGGGCGGGGACGGCTGCGACGCCGTGTGCCGGGTGGAGATCAACTGA
- a CDS encoding DUF6748 domain-containing protein → MPSPRPLLLASSLALGLLAGCSSNPRPAANTPSAPAAESGGTPAATGQKMEAAPGEKLETAPGQTPEMPSAESGGTPATAGEGMAAEGKATYYVKDSGVRCMAAPCPSFIARRVDKPDEEGIPITDLDLAALGATDAQRDRMLESTHDGSRGLKVEATLIKVPNAGPAGTATRLSVNRVLEGK, encoded by the coding sequence ATGCCGTCTCCCCGTCCCCTGCTTCTCGCCTCCTCCCTCGCCCTGGGCCTGCTCGCCGGGTGCAGTTCCAACCCGCGTCCCGCGGCCAACACCCCGTCGGCGCCCGCCGCCGAGTCCGGGGGCACGCCCGCCGCCACCGGCCAGAAGATGGAGGCCGCGCCCGGCGAGAAGCTGGAGACCGCGCCCGGCCAGACGCCGGAGATGCCGAGCGCGGAGTCCGGGGGCACGCCCGCCACCGCCGGGGAAGGCATGGCCGCCGAGGGCAAGGCCACCTACTACGTCAAGGACAGCGGCGTGCGCTGCATGGCCGCGCCCTGCCCGAGCTTCATCGCCCGGCGCGTGGACAAGCCCGACGAGGAGGGCATCCCCATCACCGACCTGGACCTGGCCGCGCTCGGCGCCACCGACGCGCAGCGCGACCGGATGCTGGAGTCCACCCACGACGGCAGCCGCGGCCTCAAGGTGGAGGCCACCCTCATCAAGGTCCCCAACGCCGGCCCGGCGGGCACCGCCACGCGCCTGAGCGTCAACCGGGTGCTCGAGGGCAAGTAA
- a CDS encoding invasin domain 3-containing protein, which yields MVGHTHARAPVKAGARRVVGALVASAPLLGGLFAPGTGQASPRMEASPRQLLAGRDGRATLTLTGLPDDTRLACSAGQVHAPTRVSPDTLQAPYVAPPADTLAPILCAAVSPSTGAHATVVLETRRQQVLPLSGLPPLSRVEVRIGERLHGPVRADTTGQAEVPVLLVPGHTHATLLSTVPGEPTQERPWPLPVASRAALVLLPEADGVEASGQRGVRVWAFGVEAQGAPARTPPVFTRSGGTWEPQAVAPGVQVGPFVPFARPTPGEAVLTASGDGVSATARLELRPGVRPVLRLEASAHEVLADGDSGTDLTVHVRDERGRALPGQAVRLQASRGQVSPPQDRGDGTYLARYRAPHGGGGVQLTALLEGTPSATLGLTLRVPPRLQFEASAHTLPADGHTRLMLQVTARDAEGQLAPDGTELALSTPLGAVPATVRTQGGRARVEYVADTRAGEALVQARWDAASTSTPVRLVPGPPARLRVGAEARPVRCDGEDSARVHLVVQDAQGNPLDGVPIDLRAVGTQAEHGGFEPVAALGPGEFVTRYHAPTRCEGGTATLLARVGEARADTRLQLEPRTPRGLSVRLGAQGTLGARVQPALEVEADVSPYALGERLAATAALQVAYGGLSLQGESAAREPFSLTARALTSTLSLGGRWRLPLTRSLSAYVGAGLDAHLVHLDWHLSLESSRQQQLTPVLGGHARVGLAWSLGTGALLVQARHGLARLPAASVFQGPVGGPSVSLGYRFEL from the coding sequence ATGGTGGGGCACACCCACGCGCGAGCACCCGTCAAGGCAGGCGCGAGGCGCGTCGTCGGGGCGCTGGTCGCCAGCGCCCCGCTCTTGGGCGGCCTGTTCGCGCCGGGCACGGGCCAGGCCTCGCCGCGCATGGAGGCCTCGCCGCGCCAGTTGCTCGCCGGACGGGATGGGCGCGCCACCCTCACCCTGACGGGCCTGCCCGACGACACCCGCCTGGCGTGCAGCGCGGGCCAGGTGCACGCGCCCACCCGCGTCTCGCCGGACACCCTCCAGGCCCCCTACGTGGCGCCCCCGGCCGACACGCTCGCCCCGATCCTGTGCGCCGCCGTGTCCCCGTCCACCGGCGCCCACGCCACCGTGGTGCTGGAGACGCGGCGTCAGCAGGTGCTGCCCCTGTCCGGCCTGCCGCCGTTGAGCCGCGTGGAGGTGCGCATCGGCGAGCGCCTCCATGGCCCCGTGCGCGCCGACACCACCGGCCAGGCCGAGGTGCCCGTGCTGCTCGTGCCCGGCCACACCCACGCCACGCTCCTGTCCACCGTGCCCGGCGAGCCCACCCAGGAGCGCCCCTGGCCCCTGCCCGTGGCCTCGCGCGCCGCGCTGGTGCTGCTGCCCGAGGCGGACGGCGTCGAGGCCTCGGGCCAGCGGGGCGTGCGCGTGTGGGCCTTCGGCGTGGAGGCCCAGGGCGCGCCCGCGCGCACCCCGCCCGTCTTCACCCGCTCGGGCGGTACGTGGGAGCCCCAGGCCGTGGCCCCCGGCGTCCAGGTGGGCCCCTTCGTGCCCTTTGCCCGCCCCACCCCGGGCGAGGCCGTGCTCACGGCGAGCGGGGACGGCGTGTCCGCCACCGCGCGCCTGGAGTTGCGGCCCGGCGTGCGGCCCGTGCTGCGCCTGGAGGCCTCCGCCCACGAGGTGCTGGCGGATGGGGACTCGGGCACGGACCTCACCGTGCACGTGCGCGACGAGCGCGGGCGGGCCCTGCCGGGACAGGCCGTGCGCCTGCAGGCCTCGCGCGGCCAGGTGTCTCCGCCCCAGGACCGGGGGGATGGTACCTACCTGGCCCGCTACCGCGCCCCCCATGGCGGCGGCGGCGTCCAGCTCACCGCCCTGCTCGAGGGCACCCCGTCCGCCACGCTCGGGCTCACCCTGCGCGTGCCGCCCCGCCTCCAGTTCGAGGCCTCCGCGCACACGCTGCCCGCCGATGGCCACACGCGCCTCATGCTCCAGGTGACGGCCCGGGACGCGGAGGGCCAGCTCGCGCCGGACGGCACGGAGCTCGCCCTGTCCACCCCGCTCGGCGCCGTGCCCGCCACCGTGCGCACCCAGGGCGGCCGGGCGCGCGTGGAGTACGTGGCCGACACGCGCGCCGGGGAAGCGCTCGTCCAGGCCCGCTGGGACGCGGCGAGCACGAGCACCCCGGTGCGGCTCGTGCCCGGCCCGCCCGCCCGGCTGCGCGTGGGCGCCGAGGCGCGGCCCGTGCGGTGCGATGGCGAGGACAGCGCCCGCGTGCACCTCGTCGTCCAGGACGCCCAGGGCAATCCGCTCGACGGCGTGCCCATCGACCTGCGCGCGGTGGGCACCCAGGCCGAGCACGGCGGCTTCGAGCCGGTGGCGGCGCTGGGCCCCGGGGAGTTCGTCACCCGCTACCACGCGCCCACGCGGTGTGAGGGCGGCACCGCCACGCTGCTCGCCCGGGTGGGAGAAGCCCGCGCGGACACCCGGCTCCAGTTGGAGCCGCGCACGCCCCGGGGCCTCTCCGTGCGGCTCGGGGCCCAGGGGACCCTCGGCGCGCGCGTGCAGCCCGCCCTGGAGGTGGAGGCGGACGTGAGCCCCTATGCGCTCGGCGAACGGCTGGCCGCCACGGCCGCGCTCCAGGTGGCCTACGGGGGCCTGTCCCTCCAGGGCGAGAGCGCGGCGCGCGAGCCCTTCTCCCTCACCGCCCGGGCCCTCACCTCCACCCTGTCCCTGGGCGGACGCTGGCGTCTGCCCCTCACCCGCTCGCTCTCGGCCTACGTGGGCGCTGGGCTGGACGCGCACCTCGTGCACCTCGACTGGCACCTGAGCCTGGAGTCCAGCCGTCAGCAGCAGCTCACCCCCGTCCTCGGCGGCCATGCCCGGGTGGGCCTCGCCTGGAGCCTGGGCACGGGCGCCCTCCTGGTGCAGGCGCGCCACGGCCTCGCCCGGCTGCCCGCGGCCAGTGTCTTCCAGGGCCCCGTGGGCGGTCCCTCCGTCTCGCTCGGCTACCGCTTCGAACTCTAG